Proteins encoded by one window of Cyanobium sp. NS01:
- the ppk2 gene encoding polyphosphate kinase 2, which yields MNDADLLKSAAPMMDGSEKKSKKDKKEKKAEKKAKTKSPAKAKGGKGKNDKKGLSADKYKPSPIFDDFAKHSEGHLPKLDRKFYEKELTRLQVELVKMQYWIKHVGYRVVLLFEGRDAAGKGGTIKRITEPLNPRGCNVVALGTPSDQQKTQWYFQRYVEHFPSAGEIVLFDRSWYNRAGVEKVMGFCIPEQVEEFMLSCPEFERMLVRSGIVLIKYWFSVSDDEQESRFRSRLEDPARRWKLSPMDLESRDRWVEFSKAKDEMFAHTNIPEAPWFTVEANDKRRARLNCISHLLSKIPYEDMTPDAIELPPRKSGSDYQRPPMNEQFFVPTIY from the coding sequence ATGAATGACGCTGACCTGCTCAAGAGCGCTGCACCGATGATGGACGGGAGTGAGAAAAAGAGCAAAAAAGACAAGAAGGAGAAGAAAGCCGAGAAAAAGGCCAAGACCAAGAGCCCTGCCAAAGCCAAGGGCGGCAAGGGCAAGAACGACAAAAAAGGACTCTCTGCTGACAAGTACAAACCTTCTCCGATCTTTGATGACTTTGCCAAGCATTCGGAAGGCCACCTCCCCAAGCTCGATCGTAAGTTCTACGAGAAAGAGCTGACCCGGTTGCAGGTGGAGCTGGTGAAGATGCAGTACTGGATCAAGCACGTGGGCTATCGGGTTGTGCTGCTGTTCGAGGGCAGGGATGCGGCTGGCAAGGGCGGCACGATCAAGCGCATCACCGAGCCCCTGAACCCACGCGGCTGCAATGTGGTGGCCCTGGGAACCCCCTCTGATCAGCAGAAAACCCAGTGGTATTTCCAGCGCTATGTAGAGCACTTCCCTTCCGCCGGCGAGATCGTGCTTTTCGACCGCAGCTGGTACAACCGCGCCGGGGTGGAGAAGGTGATGGGCTTCTGCATACCAGAGCAGGTGGAGGAGTTCATGCTCTCCTGCCCGGAGTTCGAGCGCATGCTGGTGCGCAGCGGCATCGTGCTGATCAAATACTGGTTCTCCGTCAGCGACGACGAGCAGGAGTCCCGCTTCCGCTCACGGCTCGAAGACCCCGCCCGCCGCTGGAAACTCAGCCCCATGGACCTGGAGTCGCGCGATCGCTGGGTGGAATTCTCCAAGGCCAAGGATGAGATGTTTGCCCACACCAACATCCCTGAGGCGCCCTGGTTCACGGTGGAGGCCAATGACAAGCGCCGCGCCCGGCTCAACTGCATCAGCCACCTGCTCAGCAAGATTCCCTATGAAGACATGACCCCCGACGCGATCGAATTGCCCCCCCGCAAGAGTGGCAGC
- a CDS encoding ABC transporter ATP-binding protein: MAALDRERLLRLLPYLGRDKRRLLLTLTLLIPVATAAAIQPLLVGQAIAVLRGEPTLAFLSGMPVDQALRLLVIVLLAAVLLRLGLQGLQSYSVQAVGQRLTARIRDDLFAHAMALSLRFHDRTPVGKLLTRLTSDVDALAEVFGSGAVGVLADLVTLLVIAVTMLSIEWRLALLLLSSQVPVVLGMLWLQKRYRRANYRVREELSALNADLQENLQGLEVVQMFRREDVNSARFARTTDAYRQAVTGTILFDSSISAFIEWVALVAVAVVLAAGGSMVSGGVLGLGTLTTFILYSQRLFDPLRQLAERFTQIQGGLTAVERIGELLEQPIEIQELPAAQRSAAAHRSGGQRSSAGEVVFEHVSFAYREDDPILTDLSFRIAPGEHVALVGPTGSGKTTVIRLLCRLYEPQSGRILLDGVDIRELPIPTLRQRLGVVLQDTFLFSGNVADNLRLDAPISSDDLQRLCRELGLAELLRRLPEGLATELRERGGNLSSGERQLLAVARVAIRDPSVLVMDEATAFLDPATEATLQRDLDRLLQQRTAIVIAHRLATVEAADRILVLQRGRVIEEGTHRQLRDSGGLYARLAELQDKGLAAL, translated from the coding sequence ATGGCGGCCCTCGACCGCGAACGGCTGCTGCGGCTGCTGCCCTACCTGGGCCGCGACAAGCGCCGCCTGCTGCTCACCCTCACCCTGCTGATCCCGGTGGCCACGGCCGCGGCCATCCAGCCGCTGCTGGTGGGTCAGGCGATCGCCGTGCTGCGGGGTGAGCCCACCCTCGCCTTCCTCAGCGGCATGCCGGTGGACCAGGCCCTGCGGCTGCTGGTGATCGTGCTGCTGGCGGCGGTGCTGTTGCGGCTGGGCCTGCAGGGCCTGCAGAGCTACAGCGTTCAGGCCGTGGGCCAGCGGCTCACCGCCCGCATCCGCGACGACCTCTTCGCCCATGCCATGGCGCTGTCGCTGCGCTTTCACGACCGCACGCCCGTGGGCAAGCTGCTCACCCGGCTCACCAGTGACGTCGATGCCCTGGCCGAGGTCTTCGGCAGCGGTGCCGTGGGGGTGCTGGCCGATCTGGTCACCCTGTTGGTGATCGCCGTCACCATGCTCAGCATCGAGTGGCGTCTGGCGCTGCTGCTGCTCTCCTCCCAGGTTCCCGTGGTGCTGGGGATGCTGTGGCTGCAGAAGCGCTACCGCCGGGCCAACTACCGGGTGCGCGAGGAACTCAGCGCCCTCAATGCCGACCTGCAGGAGAACCTGCAGGGGCTGGAGGTGGTGCAGATGTTCCGCCGCGAGGACGTCAACAGCGCCCGCTTCGCCCGCACCACCGACGCCTACCGCCAGGCCGTGACGGGCACGATCCTGTTCGACAGCTCCATCTCCGCCTTCATTGAGTGGGTGGCCCTGGTGGCCGTGGCCGTGGTGCTGGCCGCAGGCGGCAGCATGGTGTCCGGCGGCGTGCTCGGGCTGGGCACCCTCACCACCTTCATCCTCTACTCCCAGCGGCTGTTCGATCCCCTGCGCCAGCTGGCGGAGCGCTTTACCCAGATCCAGGGAGGTCTCACGGCGGTGGAGCGCATCGGCGAACTGCTGGAGCAGCCGATCGAGATCCAGGAGCTTCCCGCCGCCCAGCGCTCGGCGGCGGCCCATCGCTCCGGCGGCCAGCGCAGCAGCGCAGGAGAGGTGGTGTTTGAGCACGTGTCGTTCGCCTACCGCGAGGACGATCCGATCCTCACGGATCTCTCCTTCCGCATCGCTCCCGGCGAGCATGTCGCCCTGGTGGGGCCCACCGGATCAGGCAAGACCACGGTGATCCGCCTGCTCTGCCGCCTCTACGAGCCCCAGAGCGGCCGGATCCTGCTCGATGGGGTGGACATCCGCGAGCTGCCGATCCCCACCCTGCGCCAGCGCCTCGGGGTGGTGCTGCAGGACACCTTCCTGTTCAGCGGCAATGTGGCCGACAACCTGCGCCTCGATGCGCCCATCTCCAGCGATGACCTGCAGCGGCTCTGTCGGGAGCTGGGCCTGGCGGAGCTGCTGCGCCGTCTGCCTGAGGGGCTCGCCACCGAGCTGCGCGAGCGCGGCGGCAATCTCTCCTCCGGCGAGCGGCAGCTGCTGGCGGTGGCTCGGGTGGCGATCCGCGATCCCTCCGTGCTGGTGATGGACGAGGCCACCGCCTTCCTGGATCCGGCCACTGAGGCCACCCTGCAGCGTGACCTCGACCGCCTGCTCCAGCAGCGCACGGCGATCGTGATCGCCCACCGGCTGGCCACCGTGGAGGCCGCCGACCGCATCCTGGTGCTGCAGCGGGGCCGCGTCATTGAAGAGGGCACCCATCGCCAGCTGCGCGATTCCGGTGGCCTCTACGCCCGCCTCGCCGAGCTGCAGGACAAGGGGCTGGCGGCGCTCTAG
- the hisG gene encoding ATP phosphoribosyltransferase — translation MITVALAKGALLKDSVRRFAAAGLDFSAVLEPGNRLLMVPSACGTARALLVRNADVPVYVAYGQAQLGVVGYDVLQEHQLPVAQLVDLGFGGCRMSVAVKASSPYRRAVDLPAHCRVASKFTRCAEAYFEALDLPVELIHLAGSVELGPITGMSEAIVDLVATGRTLKDNGLIAIEDLFQSTARLVGHPLALRLDGGALQTIVDRVAAVATAPAPAGVA, via the coding sequence ATGATCACCGTTGCCCTGGCCAAGGGTGCCCTGCTGAAGGATTCGGTGCGTCGCTTCGCCGCCGCCGGCCTTGATTTTTCCGCCGTGCTCGAGCCGGGCAACCGCCTGCTGATGGTGCCCAGTGCCTGCGGCACGGCCCGCGCCCTGCTGGTGCGCAACGCCGATGTGCCCGTGTATGTGGCCTATGGCCAGGCGCAGCTGGGGGTGGTGGGTTACGACGTGCTGCAGGAGCACCAGCTGCCGGTGGCCCAGCTGGTGGACCTGGGCTTCGGTGGCTGCCGCATGAGTGTGGCCGTCAAGGCCAGCAGCCCCTACCGCCGGGCCGTGGATCTGCCGGCCCATTGCCGCGTGGCCAGCAAGTTCACCCGCTGCGCCGAGGCCTATTTCGAAGCCCTCGATCTGCCGGTGGAGCTGATCCACCTGGCCGGATCGGTGGAACTGGGCCCGATCACCGGCATGAGTGAGGCGATCGTGGATCTGGTGGCCACCGGCCGCACCCTCAAGGACAACGGCCTGATCGCCATTGAGGATCTGTTCCAGTCCACGGCCCGCCTGGTGGGCCATCCCCTGGCCCTGCGCCTCGATGGCGGCGCCCTGCAGACGATCGTCGACCGGGTTGCGGCCGTTGCCACGGCTCCCGCCCCGGCGGGCGTGGCCTGA
- the gloB gene encoding hydroxyacylglutathione hydrolase, which translates to MLLSKGRQAAVVDPAVEAPIQQRLEQRGLELVCILQTHHHSDHIGGSPGLLRRWPDCAVVAARDDLERIPFQTQGVADGDQLTLLGEPVEVLAVPGHTRAHLAYWFPRAGHLFCGDTLFAGGCGRLFEGSAAQMQASLQRLAALPGSTWVWCAHEYTEANLRWAVASVASDDPAAAPIRQRLEAVLAQRALGQATVPSQIALELATNLFLRAPDAASLARLREQKDHWRG; encoded by the coding sequence ATGCTGCTGAGCAAGGGCCGGCAGGCTGCGGTGGTGGACCCCGCGGTCGAGGCCCCGATCCAGCAGCGCCTGGAGCAGCGGGGCCTGGAGCTGGTCTGCATCCTGCAGACCCACCACCACAGCGACCACATCGGCGGCAGCCCGGGGCTGCTGCGTCGCTGGCCCGACTGCGCCGTGGTGGCCGCCCGCGACGACCTGGAGCGCATCCCCTTCCAGACCCAGGGCGTGGCCGATGGCGATCAGCTCACGCTGCTGGGAGAGCCGGTGGAGGTGCTGGCCGTGCCGGGCCACACGCGGGCCCACCTCGCCTACTGGTTCCCCCGGGCCGGGCACCTGTTCTGCGGCGACACCCTGTTCGCCGGCGGCTGCGGCCGGCTGTTCGAGGGCAGTGCCGCCCAGATGCAGGCCTCGCTGCAGCGGCTGGCGGCCCTGCCCGGCTCCACCTGGGTGTGGTGCGCCCACGAGTACACGGAGGCCAACCTGCGCTGGGCCGTCGCCAGCGTGGCCAGCGACGACCCGGCGGCGGCACCGATCCGGCAGCGGCTGGAAGCGGTGCTGGCCCAGCGGGCCCTGGGCCAGGCCACGGTGCCCAGCCAGATCGCCCTGGAGCTGGCCACGAACCTCTTCCTGCGGGCCCCTGATGCCGCCAGCCTGGCCCGGCTCAGGGAGCAGAAAGACCACTGGCGCGGCTGA
- a CDS encoding ABC transporter ATP-binding protein, whose protein sequence is MPAGPRGQGPISATLTAPSPADPLHQSHVELSGLWHRYEATEGYTLRGIDLQLRPGELVGLLGPSGCGKTTLLRLIAGFERPERGAVMIAGRQVAGEERWLVPERRGVGMVFQDYALFPHLTAWRNLCFGLRRGEDTARAAWLLELLGLNGLERRYPHELSGGQRQRLALARALAPRPSVVLLDEPFSNLDVEVRLRLRAELPQVLSQCGACGLIVTHDPEEALAICDRVAVLCDGVLHQCATPRELVQRPATSFVGRFVLQGNLLPVRASCGLFTTPLGQLRPLEPTSQRLDAEQAAEVMVSPESIALVPDRAGEARVLGREFLGREWLYQLRQDDLNLRLRLPLGEEYGHGQRCRLQLRRGHGATLFPQGLPLEVC, encoded by the coding sequence ATGCCCGCTGGCCCCAGGGGCCAAGGACCCATCAGCGCCACCCTCACCGCCCCCTCCCCTGCCGACCCGCTGCACCAGTCCCATGTGGAGCTCAGCGGGCTGTGGCACCGCTACGAGGCCACCGAGGGCTACACCCTGCGCGGCATCGATCTGCAGCTGCGCCCGGGCGAGCTGGTGGGGCTGCTGGGGCCCTCCGGTTGCGGCAAGACCACCCTGCTGCGGCTGATTGCCGGTTTCGAGCGGCCCGAGCGCGGTGCCGTGATGATCGCCGGCCGCCAGGTGGCTGGCGAGGAGCGCTGGCTGGTGCCGGAGCGGCGCGGCGTGGGGATGGTGTTCCAGGACTACGCCCTGTTCCCGCACCTCACCGCCTGGCGCAACCTCTGCTTCGGGCTGCGCCGCGGCGAAGACACCGCCCGCGCCGCCTGGCTGCTGGAGCTGCTGGGGCTGAACGGCCTGGAGCGCCGCTATCCCCACGAGCTCTCCGGCGGCCAGCGCCAGCGCCTGGCCCTGGCCCGGGCCCTGGCGCCGCGGCCCTCGGTGGTGCTGCTGGATGAGCCCTTCTCCAACCTCGACGTGGAGGTGCGCCTGCGCCTGCGGGCCGAACTGCCCCAGGTGCTCAGCCAGTGCGGAGCCTGCGGGCTGATCGTGACCCACGACCCCGAGGAGGCCCTGGCGATCTGCGACCGGGTGGCCGTGCTCTGTGATGGTGTTCTGCACCAGTGCGCCACCCCCAGGGAGCTGGTGCAACGGCCCGCCACCTCCTTTGTGGGCCGTTTCGTGCTGCAGGGCAATCTGTTGCCAGTGCGCGCCAGCTGCGGCCTGTTCACCACCCCCCTGGGTCAGCTCAGGCCCCTGGAGCCGACATCTCAGCGGTTGGATGCAGAACAGGCCGCGGAGGTGATGGTGAGCCCCGAGTCCATCGCTCTGGTGCCCGATCGCGCCGGAGAGGCCCGGGTGCTGGGGCGGGAGTTTCTGGGCCGGGAGTGGCTCTACCAGCTGCGCCAGGACGACCTCAATCTGCGGCTGCGGCTGCCTCTGGGCGAGGAGTACGGCCACGGCCAGCGCTGCCGGCTGCAGTTACGCCGGGGCCACGGCGCCACGCTGTTTCCCCAGGGTCTGCCCCTGGAGGTGTGCTGA
- a CDS encoding Rid family detoxifying hydrolase, with translation MTTPQPSCSAAIAVNTAAAPAPVGPYNQAVQAGGLLFCSGQIALDPLSGALVGDGDVEAETRQVLSNLEAVLAAAGATPAQVVRTTVYLADLADFAAVNALYAATFSGEVAPARACVEVAALPKGARVEIDCIALLS, from the coding sequence ATGACCACTCCCCAGCCCTCCTGTTCCGCCGCGATCGCCGTGAACACCGCCGCCGCCCCGGCTCCGGTGGGCCCCTACAACCAGGCCGTGCAGGCCGGAGGCCTGTTGTTCTGCTCCGGCCAGATCGCCCTCGATCCCCTCAGCGGCGCCCTGGTGGGCGACGGGGATGTGGAGGCGGAAACGCGCCAGGTGCTGAGCAATCTGGAAGCGGTGCTGGCGGCGGCGGGAGCCACGCCGGCCCAGGTGGTGCGCACCACGGTGTACCTGGCGGATCTGGCCGATTTCGCCGCCGTGAATGCGCTCTACGCCGCCACCTTCAGCGGCGAGGTGGCGCCGGCCCGCGCCTGCGTGGAGGTGGCCGCCCTGCCCAAGGGGGCCCGGGTGGAGATCGACTGCATCGCCCTGCTGAGCTGA
- a CDS encoding DUF2254 domain-containing protein gives MTNPQHPITLSLRGRLAFALNRLGEKLWAKPLLLCLVSLLGVWLAYLADRLAPGLLLPDISADTLETLLRIISSSMLVIAVFAAGSMLSAYASAGSTATPRALAVVVADDVSQYALSTFIGAFIFGIVALIAQMNGLYGRTGRFALFLLTLVVLAVVLLSFVTWVDRIARLGRVTNTIGRVEAVADLALQERARQPTLGGRLLGPSPAVAPGAEAAQPVLASGVGYLQRIDLGALQLLAQAAEAEIQVLCLPGAFITPARALAQVEAQDSLPAEQLERIAQTFLIGDRRTFDDDPRFGLVVLSEIASRALSPAVNDPGTAIHVIGSVVRLLTDWAQTSLEESRAPASATRFGRLWLPELALEDLLEDGFAATARDGAASLEVGLRLQKGLHQLSLLPLPALRQAAMRQAELALEHGELALRLERERERLRRAAAWVLPPSG, from the coding sequence GTGACCAATCCTCAGCACCCGATCACCCTGAGCCTGCGCGGCCGGCTGGCCTTTGCGCTCAACCGGCTCGGTGAGAAGCTCTGGGCCAAGCCCCTGCTCCTGTGCCTGGTGTCGCTGCTGGGCGTGTGGCTGGCCTACCTCGCCGATCGCCTGGCGCCGGGGCTGCTGTTGCCCGACATCAGCGCCGACACCCTGGAAACGTTGCTGCGGATCATCTCCTCGAGCATGCTCGTGATTGCGGTGTTTGCCGCGGGTTCGATGCTGTCGGCCTACGCCTCCGCCGGCAGTACTGCCACGCCGCGGGCCCTGGCCGTGGTGGTGGCCGATGACGTGTCGCAGTACGCCCTCTCCACGTTCATCGGTGCCTTCATCTTCGGCATCGTGGCCCTGATCGCCCAGATGAACGGCCTCTACGGCCGCACGGGCCGTTTCGCGCTGTTCCTGCTCACCCTGGTGGTGTTGGCGGTGGTGCTGCTCAGCTTCGTCACCTGGGTCGACCGGATCGCCCGGTTGGGCCGGGTCACCAACACCATCGGTCGGGTGGAGGCGGTCGCCGACCTGGCCCTGCAGGAGCGCGCCCGCCAGCCCACCCTGGGGGGCCGGCTGCTGGGCCCCTCGCCGGCCGTGGCCCCAGGAGCCGAAGCGGCCCAGCCGGTGCTGGCCTCCGGCGTGGGCTACCTGCAACGCATTGATCTCGGTGCCCTGCAGCTGCTGGCCCAGGCCGCCGAGGCGGAGATTCAGGTGCTGTGCCTGCCTGGAGCCTTCATCACCCCCGCCCGGGCCCTGGCCCAGGTGGAAGCCCAGGACTCCCTGCCAGCCGAGCAACTGGAGCGGATCGCCCAGACCTTCCTGATCGGCGATCGGCGCACCTTTGACGATGACCCCCGCTTTGGGCTGGTGGTGCTCTCGGAGATCGCCAGCCGCGCTCTCTCGCCGGCCGTGAACGACCCCGGCACGGCGATCCATGTGATCGGCAGCGTGGTGCGGCTGCTCACCGACTGGGCCCAGACCAGTCTGGAGGAGAGTCGTGCGCCGGCCTCGGCAACGCGCTTCGGCCGCCTCTGGCTGCCTGAGCTGGCTCTCGAGGATCTGCTGGAGGATGGCTTTGCCGCCACGGCCCGCGATGGCGCGGCGTCGTTGGAGGTGGGGCTGCGCCTGCAGAAGGGCCTGCATCAGCTGAGCCTGCTGCCCCTGCCGGCGCTGCGCCAGGCGGCCATGCGCCAGGCAGAACTGGCCCTGGAGCATGGCGAGTTGGCCCTGAGGCTGGAGCGGGAGCGCGAGCGTCTGCGACGGGCGGCCGCCTGGGTGTTGCCGCCATCAGGGTGA
- a CDS encoding TspO/MBR family protein: protein MLAAALILATMLAVAALLNPSRQDFAWFLKQRRPAWLSFERLIPLIWITIYVCFYGSALLSWRASGSFALMGGYLGLLVLVQSYTLVIGRTRSLRNGTLVGLAGWVWGVALCIAVAPLGTAAWLLLVPYLLWSPVGSLVTWQMQRLNR from the coding sequence GTGCTGGCTGCTGCTTTGATCCTGGCAACGATGCTGGCCGTGGCCGCATTGCTGAATCCATCCCGCCAGGACTTCGCCTGGTTTCTGAAGCAGCGGCGCCCGGCCTGGCTCAGCTTTGAGCGGCTGATTCCCCTGATCTGGATCACGATCTATGTCTGTTTCTATGGCTCGGCGCTGCTGAGCTGGAGGGCGAGCGGCAGCTTTGCGCTGATGGGCGGTTATCTGGGGCTGCTGGTGCTGGTGCAGAGCTACACGCTGGTGATCGGCCGCACCCGCAGCCTGCGCAACGGCACCCTGGTGGGCCTGGCGGGCTGGGTCTGGGGCGTGGCACTCTGCATCGCTGTGGCACCTCTCGGCACGGCTGCCTGGTTGCTGCTCGTGCCCTATCTGCTGTGGAGCCCGGTGGGCAGCCTGGTCACCTGGCAGATGCAGCGCCTGAACCGCTGA
- a CDS encoding SDR family NAD(P)-dependent oxidoreductase, whose translation MPRRILLTGGSSGIGFAAARLLLEQGHGLILPCRDAVTAEATVARLRAALGGDGPGRPAPALSAPVADLADLSSVERCADALLEHGEPIDTLVLNAGLQDSGAKEPRRSAQGYELTIAVNHLAHQALALRLLPLVEAGQAPRLVVTASEVHDPTTPGGRVGPPAGLGDLEGLRSGPSFEMVAGGVAFQADKAYKDSKLCNMLFARELERRLRQRGRPLPVMAWSPGLVIPRTSGGFFRSSRRHNELGQRLFALVARDLLRVTASPAQAGALLARLAIDAEAGAPGFRYCCNQVLGPGRLREALVEPSAEACDDALAERLWTISADLVGLPPLPL comes from the coding sequence GTGCCGCGGCGCATCCTGCTCACCGGCGGCAGCTCCGGCATCGGCTTTGCGGCAGCCCGGCTGCTGCTGGAGCAGGGCCATGGGCTGATCCTTCCCTGCCGCGATGCCGTCACCGCCGAGGCCACCGTCGCCCGGCTGAGGGCTGCCCTCGGCGGCGACGGGCCCGGCCGGCCTGCACCTGCGCTCAGCGCCCCGGTGGCGGATCTGGCCGACCTCAGCAGCGTCGAGCGCTGCGCTGATGCCTTGCTGGAGCACGGCGAGCCGATCGACACCCTGGTGCTCAACGCCGGCCTGCAGGACAGCGGTGCCAAGGAGCCCCGCCGCTCCGCCCAGGGCTATGAGCTCACCATCGCCGTCAACCACCTGGCCCACCAGGCCCTCGCCCTGCGGCTGCTGCCCCTGGTCGAGGCCGGCCAGGCCCCGCGGCTGGTGGTCACCGCTTCGGAGGTGCACGACCCCACCACCCCTGGCGGGCGGGTCGGCCCCCCGGCCGGCCTCGGCGATCTGGAGGGTCTGCGCTCCGGCCCCAGCTTCGAGATGGTGGCTGGCGGCGTGGCCTTTCAGGCCGACAAGGCCTACAAGGACAGCAAGCTCTGCAACATGCTCTTTGCCCGGGAGCTGGAGCGGCGTCTGCGCCAGCGGGGCAGGCCGCTGCCGGTGATGGCCTGGAGCCCCGGGCTGGTGATCCCGCGCACGAGCGGCGGCTTCTTCCGCTCCAGCCGCCGCCACAATGAGCTGGGTCAGCGGCTGTTCGCCCTGGTGGCCCGCGACCTGCTGCGCGTCACCGCCAGCCCGGCCCAGGCCGGCGCCCTGCTGGCACGCCTGGCCATCGATGCCGAGGCAGGCGCCCCCGGCTTCCGCTACTGCTGCAACCAGGTGCTGGGTCCGGGGCGTCTGCGTGAGGCCCTGGTGGAGCCCAGCGCTGAAGCCTGCGATGACGCCCTGGCGGAGCGTCTGTGGACGATCAGTGCCGATCTGGTGGGCTTGCCGCCGCTACCACTGTGA
- a CDS encoding MBL fold metallo-hydrolase, which translates to MLRFWRSAIGATPELLRHTPAEGFPALLLSHPAGEVFYCGWTSRRSFGASSYLVVRPEGNVLIDSPRFNGHLARRLEALGGVAAMLLTHRDDVADHARWAERFGCPRWIHRADADAAPGAEQLVEGQAPVLFDPGLRLIPTPGHTAGSMVALLGEQILFSGDHLWWSPGQRAVVASRTYCWWDWPSQVASVELLRDLDVRWLLPGHGDRHPFDAGAWGAAIDCTLAYCRGLAAG; encoded by the coding sequence ATGTTGCGATTCTGGCGCTCTGCGATCGGCGCCACCCCCGAGCTGTTGCGCCACACCCCGGCCGAGGGCTTCCCGGCCTTGCTGTTGTCCCACCCGGCCGGCGAGGTCTTTTACTGCGGCTGGACGTCGCGCCGCAGCTTCGGGGCCAGCAGCTACCTGGTGGTGCGCCCCGAGGGCAACGTGCTGATCGACAGCCCGCGCTTCAACGGCCACCTGGCCCGCCGCCTGGAGGCCCTCGGCGGCGTGGCGGCCATGCTGCTCACCCACCGCGATGACGTGGCCGACCACGCCCGCTGGGCCGAGCGCTTCGGCTGTCCCCGCTGGATTCACCGCGCCGATGCCGATGCTGCCCCCGGCGCCGAGCAGCTGGTGGAGGGCCAGGCGCCGGTGCTGTTCGATCCCGGCCTGCGCCTGATCCCCACCCCCGGTCACACCGCCGGCTCGATGGTCGCCCTGCTGGGCGAGCAGATCCTGTTCAGCGGCGACCACCTCTGGTGGAGTCCGGGGCAGCGGGCGGTGGTGGCCTCCCGCACCTACTGCTGGTGGGATTGGCCGAGCCAGGTGGCCTCGGTGGAGTTGCTGCGGGATCTCGATGTGCGCTGGCTGCTGCCGGGCCATGGCGACCGCCACCCCTTTGACGCCGGAGCCTGGGGAGCGGCGATCGACTGCACCCTGGCCTACTGCCGCGGGCTGGCGGCTGGCTGA
- a CDS encoding ABC transporter ATP-binding protein, protein MAEPYLELRAVTAYLGPRPVFENLSLQLFPDEHTVILGPNGSGKSSLIKLLCRSLYPVVQPGSWLRIFGSDTVNLWALRSRIGVVSEHLQAHYSGGVRGRDVVLSGFFGSVGLGRSQEPSAAQQQRVAELMAELHLADLAERPFRELSDGQRRRLLLARALVHDPEVLVLDEPTNGLDLKARHQLLAILRQLARRGTTLLLVTHQIEAIIPEISRCLLLRQGQLVADGPAAELLQAGPLSALFDTPLQVIEAHGYRQVLPAVDGAGSPD, encoded by the coding sequence ATGGCAGAGCCCTACCTCGAGCTGCGTGCCGTGACCGCCTACCTGGGCCCACGGCCGGTGTTCGAGAACCTCAGCCTGCAGCTGTTCCCCGACGAGCACACGGTGATCCTGGGCCCGAACGGCTCAGGCAAGAGCTCGCTGATCAAGCTGCTCTGCCGCAGCCTCTACCCGGTGGTGCAGCCGGGCTCCTGGCTGCGGATCTTCGGCAGCGACACCGTGAACCTCTGGGCCCTGCGCAGCCGCATCGGTGTGGTGTCAGAGCACCTGCAGGCCCACTACAGCGGCGGGGTGCGGGGGCGGGATGTGGTGCTCTCAGGCTTCTTCGGCTCCGTTGGCCTGGGCCGCAGCCAGGAGCCCAGCGCCGCCCAGCAGCAGCGGGTGGCGGAGCTGATGGCCGAGCTGCACCTGGCGGATCTGGCCGAGCGGCCCTTCCGGGAGCTCTCCGACGGCCAGCGCCGCCGCCTGCTGCTGGCCCGGGCCCTGGTGCACGACCCCGAGGTGCTCGTGCTGGATGAACCCACCAACGGCCTCGATCTCAAGGCCCGCCACCAGCTGCTCGCCATCCTCAGGCAGCTGGCCCGGCGCGGCACCACCCTGCTGCTGGTGACCCACCAGATCGAGGCGATCATTCCGGAGATCAGCCGTTGCCTGCTGCTGCGCCAGGGGCAGCTGGTGGCCGATGGCCCGGCGGCCGAGCTGCTCCAGGCCGGCCCCCTGAGCGCCCTTTTCGACACCCCCCTGCAGGTGATCGAGGCCCATGGCTACCGCCAGGTGCTGCCGGCCGTCGATGGGGCAGGCAGCCCGGACTGA
- a CDS encoding helix-turn-helix domain-containing protein, giving the protein MSSSQGASRQRAWITTAEVCEWLGISRETLRQLRLRGVLQPGKQFRRWGCTQGKGPLQWHLENVEATITGWSRRHLRQ; this is encoded by the coding sequence ATGAGCAGCTCCCAAGGCGCCAGCCGCCAACGGGCCTGGATCACCACCGCAGAGGTGTGTGAATGGCTGGGTATCAGCCGCGAGACACTCCGTCAGCTGCGGCTGCGGGGTGTTCTGCAACCCGGCAAACAGTTCCGCCGCTGGGGCTGCACCCAAGGCAAAGGCCCCCTGCAGTGGCATTTGGAGAACGTGGAAGCCACGATCACCGGCTGGAGCCGGCGCCACCTGAGGCAATAA